A region of Tolypothrix sp. NIES-4075 DNA encodes the following proteins:
- a CDS encoding FUSC family protein — MLSALERRIKWLWKPFQLQPGKPTIALGLRTALALCVPIVLGLLSDRISWGTTAALAALYVSIADVGGAYSHRAVVLFAAMIGVAVAMPLAVVVGSSWWLAVIVTFLWVFAAGLMGLYGNSANTVGFITSMMFVVSIAAPIPPTLLQRLALCLAGGSWAMILSLGLWVVHPYKPVLKAVAKCYLNLAALIEQASQFNQDGITPQQRLREMVFLQDALTQDIETARKVWSAVRYSRQGASCRGIQLLVLLQDAGQLMTVVVALTETLEVVAEHPRLALLEVEIQQAMQQLVNAMRILARAIASGGETTVLLTELDRAIATLESKRQNLQTQHYQHTHDYYGLTNIRKIVSSIQALTEQLHTDVDIAAKLQNERKISVTQPDINKLTVWDRNSILNTLRDNLTLRSTGLRHALRLGLSAALAIGIADWLQIPRGNWVALTVLVILKPNFGGTWKTAIQRVGGTILGGIVAVFLASLIHNHVLLLGSMFVLTVIAFALKPLNYGLYVLLLTPLIILLINITNTGNWQISLVRILDTLIGGGLALIGGYLLFPSWERQQLPVQLAKTIQADLTYFQQVISTYIDSTENIDSIPTVRHRAALENANATAAAQRLLSEPRHLQGEVEPVMTLLAYTRSFYNSVTTLTEHLREFSGQYPMPGLQLFETTMIQVLENLVDVLQHNLPLQPLPNIDTLLEEIQDHIQQLHTNRMAELTTRPYEITPTLQAVRDKTVISTEVARIAREVCIMHKAIARFQATVWG; from the coding sequence ATGTTATCCGCACTAGAGAGACGAATCAAATGGCTGTGGAAACCGTTTCAATTGCAACCGGGTAAACCTACGATCGCTTTAGGATTGCGAACTGCTTTGGCATTGTGTGTACCAATTGTGTTGGGACTCCTTAGCGATCGCATCAGTTGGGGAACAACGGCAGCTTTAGCAGCCCTCTACGTTAGTATTGCTGATGTGGGTGGTGCTTATAGTCACCGAGCCGTTGTCTTGTTTGCCGCAATGATTGGTGTGGCTGTGGCTATGCCTTTAGCCGTTGTTGTCGGTTCTAGCTGGTGGTTGGCAGTAATAGTAACGTTTCTCTGGGTGTTTGCGGCGGGGTTGATGGGATTGTATGGCAACTCTGCCAATACTGTTGGTTTTATCACCTCGATGATGTTTGTAGTATCGATTGCCGCACCTATTCCACCGACACTACTGCAACGATTAGCGCTGTGTCTAGCTGGTGGGAGTTGGGCAATGATATTGTCTTTGGGGTTGTGGGTGGTACACCCCTATAAACCTGTCCTCAAAGCTGTTGCTAAATGCTACCTCAATTTAGCTGCGCTGATAGAGCAAGCTAGTCAGTTCAACCAAGATGGAATTACCCCGCAACAGCGCTTACGCGAGATGGTATTTTTACAGGATGCGCTGACACAGGATATAGAAACAGCCCGCAAAGTTTGGTCAGCAGTCCGTTACTCGCGGCAAGGGGCAAGTTGTCGGGGCATTCAACTATTAGTTTTACTTCAAGATGCAGGTCAATTAATGACTGTGGTGGTAGCTTTGACAGAAACGCTGGAAGTTGTGGCAGAACATCCACGATTAGCTTTGTTAGAAGTGGAAATTCAGCAAGCTATGCAGCAACTCGTCAATGCAATGCGTATATTGGCAAGAGCGATCGCATCTGGTGGAGAGACGACAGTACTACTAACAGAACTCGATCGGGCGATCGCAACTTTAGAAAGCAAGCGGCAAAATCTGCAAACTCAACATTATCAACATACCCATGACTATTACGGGTTAACAAATATCCGCAAAATAGTTAGTAGTATACAAGCCCTTACAGAACAACTACATACAGATGTAGATATTGCAGCAAAACTACAAAACGAGCGAAAAATCAGCGTCACACAACCTGATATTAACAAATTGACGGTTTGGGATCGTAACTCAATTCTCAATACTTTACGCGATAATCTGACGTTGCGCTCAACAGGTTTGCGTCATGCTTTACGCTTAGGATTAAGCGCAGCACTTGCGATCGGCATAGCAGATTGGCTACAAATTCCCAGAGGAAACTGGGTAGCGCTGACGGTACTTGTCATCTTAAAGCCGAACTTTGGCGGAACGTGGAAGACCGCAATACAACGGGTAGGTGGTACAATCCTGGGGGGAATTGTCGCGGTTTTCTTAGCATCTTTAATACACAATCACGTACTCCTATTAGGAAGTATGTTTGTGTTGACAGTCATCGCCTTTGCTTTGAAACCATTAAACTATGGTTTATATGTCTTATTACTCACTCCCTTAATTATCTTACTAATCAACATTACTAATACAGGTAACTGGCAAATTAGCTTGGTTCGGATCTTAGACACATTAATTGGTGGTGGATTGGCTTTGATTGGTGGGTATTTACTATTTCCTAGTTGGGAACGTCAGCAATTACCCGTCCAACTAGCGAAAACGATCCAAGCCGATCTCACCTACTTTCAACAAGTTATTTCCACCTATATCGATTCCACCGAAAATATTGACTCTATTCCAACAGTACGGCATCGAGCAGCTTTAGAAAACGCCAACGCTACAGCAGCTGCACAAAGGTTGCTAAGTGAACCTCGTCATTTACAGGGAGAAGTGGAACCCGTAATGACTTTGCTTGCCTACACGCGCAGCTTTTATAACTCAGTCACAACCTTAACAGAACATTTGCGAGAATTTAGCGGACAGTACCCCATGCCGGGTTTACAGTTATTTGAAACCACAATGATTCAGGTTTTAGAGAACTTGGTAGATGTTTTGCAACACAACCTACCACTCCAGCCATTGCCAAATATCGATACACTTTTAGAAGAAATTCAAGACCACATCCAGCAGCTACACACAAATCGGATGGCAGAACTGACAACACGTCCCTATGAGATAACTCCTACATTGCAAGCAGTGCGAGACAAAACTGTGATCTCTACAGAAGTAGCTCGAATTGCCCGTGAAGTCTGTATTATGCACAAAGCGATCGCCCGTTTCCAAGCCACCGTATGGGGATAA
- a CDS encoding transposase has translation MSDYRRALNTLRYIHANPKAAGMQQGFFYDFSNYGTHDRLTNDGLTKWHPAFLSLGKSLEECAARYRGFCKKYKPKPKPERSYHWGSKLLPKVVKGKRAHGARPDKRGKNVTIIGAIATRGIVGAMSFKGGNDKNAFETYIKQVLVPNFWEGACVVMDNFSSHKVTGIREAIESVGAHLIYLSPYSPDFSQERKFLVKNQIIFTFTSYSHLL, from the coding sequence ATGAGCGATTATCGACGGGCTTTAAACACGCTTCGGTATATTCACGCTAACCCGAAAGCCGCAGGAATGCAACAGGGATTTTTCTACGATTTCAGCAACTATGGGACTCATGATAGGTTAACTAATGATGGTTTAACCAAATGGCATCCCGCTTTTTTGTCTTTAGGGAAAAGTTTAGAAGAATGTGCGGCAAGGTATCGAGGATTTTGTAAAAAATATAAACCTAAGCCGAAGCCAGAGAGAAGCTACCACTGGGGTAGTAAGTTGCTACCAAAGGTTGTGAAGGGAAAAAGAGCGCACGGTGCTCGCCCAGACAAGCGTGGTAAAAATGTAACTATCATTGGGGCGATCGCAACCCGTGGGATTGTTGGTGCAATGAGTTTTAAAGGTGGAAATGATAAAAACGCATTTGAAACTTATATTAAACAAGTCTTAGTTCCGAATTTCTGGGAGGGGGCATGTGTAGTAATGGATAATTTTAGCTCTCATAAGGTGACAGGAATTAGAGAAGCTATTGAATCTGTTGGTGCTCATTTGATTTATTTATCACCATATTCGCCAGACTTTTCGCAAGAGCGAAAATTTTTGGTCAAAAATCAAATAATTTTTACGTTCACAAGCTACTCGCACTTACTCTGA
- a CDS encoding serine/threonine-protein kinase, producing MQMLLNDRYRIIQTVGSGGFGETFLAEDTQMPSGRRCVIKQLKPIINNPQVYQLVQERFQREAAILEDLGGNSHQIPRLYAYFQLNGQFYLVQEWIEGDTLTAKLRQSGLFSESAVREILVNLLPVLEYVHSKRIVHRDIKPDNIILRSSDNKPVLIDFGAVRETMATVVNSQGNVTSSIVIGTPGYMPSEQAAGRPVYSSDLYSLGLTAIYLLTNKQPQELETDSRSGEIVWHSFALNVSPTLAGVIDRAIAYHPRDRFSSAKEMLSALHSNFAIPSTIHVTQPPTVIAPSATPQNMISSTPATPTHQGNGQRGILLASLIAGGLIGASIIIGLALNKQPQQVVQPITESNPQTTTLPNSQEDAQPVKSQLKRTSERSTNNDETQENAGLIKSQISRTSEPLANNDKTQENEQPIKSQLPRPVYSQPIITPTPTSQTSSSTATQIDKPSPEQAVQNYFATLNQGEYQTSWKKLSPSFQSDKAIHPDGYLSYIDWWGGKVQNVDIEQLSLVEETTNTATVNSKLKYLLKSGKEVPESVRFSLIWDAESNNWLISGAK from the coding sequence ATGCAAATGCTGTTAAACGATCGCTATCGAATTATTCAGACTGTGGGAAGCGGTGGATTTGGTGAAACTTTCCTCGCAGAAGATACCCAAATGCCATCGGGTCGTAGATGTGTAATTAAACAATTAAAACCGATTATTAATAATCCTCAGGTTTATCAGCTAGTACAAGAACGTTTTCAACGGGAAGCGGCAATTTTAGAAGATTTAGGCGGAAATTCTCACCAAATTCCCAGATTGTATGCATACTTCCAGTTAAATGGACAATTCTATTTAGTTCAAGAGTGGATTGAAGGTGATACGTTAACAGCAAAACTTCGTCAATCGGGATTATTTAGTGAAAGTGCTGTCCGGGAAATCTTAGTGAATTTGTTACCAGTTTTGGAATATGTACACTCTAAAAGAATTGTTCACCGCGATATTAAACCAGATAATATCATTTTGCGCTCTAGCGATAATAAACCCGTGCTGATTGACTTTGGTGCGGTGCGGGAAACAATGGCAACGGTTGTTAACTCTCAAGGAAATGTTACCAGTTCAATTGTAATTGGTACACCTGGATATATGCCGAGTGAGCAAGCAGCGGGTAGACCAGTTTATTCGAGTGATTTATATAGTTTAGGGCTGACAGCGATTTATTTATTAACTAATAAACAACCACAAGAATTAGAAACAGATTCGCGTAGCGGGGAAATTGTTTGGCATTCTTTCGCTTTGAATGTTAGCCCGACATTAGCGGGAGTAATCGATCGCGCGATCGCTTATCATCCACGCGATCGCTTCTCTAGCGCTAAAGAAATGTTGTCAGCATTGCACTCTAATTTTGCAATTCCTTCTACCATACACGTCACACAACCACCAACAGTAATTGCACCGTCAGCAACACCTCAAAACATGATTTCCTCTACTCCAGCAACACCTACCCATCAAGGTAACGGACAAAGGGGAATCCTTCTTGCCAGTTTAATCGCTGGTGGTTTAATTGGTGCTTCTATTATTATTGGTCTTGCTCTTAACAAACAACCTCAACAAGTAGTACAACCAATAACAGAATCTAACCCACAAACTACCACACTGCCAAATTCTCAGGAGGACGCACAACCTGTAAAATCCCAACTTAAGAGAACTTCAGAACGTTCAACAAACAATGACGAAACCCAAGAAAACGCAGGACTGATTAAATCGCAAATTTCCAGAACTTCAGAACCTTTAGCAAACAACGACAAAACCCAGGAAAACGAACAACCGATAAAATCCCAACTTCCCAGACCAGTATATTCTCAGCCGATTATTACACCAACTCCAACTTCTCAAACTTCTTCTTCAACAGCGACACAAATTGATAAACCATCACCAGAACAAGCTGTGCAAAATTATTTTGCAACTCTTAATCAAGGTGAATATCAAACTTCTTGGAAAAAACTATCTCCGAGCTTTCAAAGCGATAAAGCTATTCACCCCGATGGTTATCTTTCTTACATTGATTGGTGGGGTGGAAAAGTTCAAAATGTGGATATTGAACAACTGAGTTTGGTGGAAGAAACTACAAACACAGCTACAGTAAATAGTAAATTAAAATATTTACTTAAAAGTGGGAAAGAAGTTCCTGAATCTGTGCGCTTCTCGCTGATATGGGATGCAGAAAGTAATAATTGGCTAATTTCCGGAGCAAAGTAA
- a CDS encoding serine/threonine-protein kinase translates to MRTTLLNNRYQVIEVLGAGGFGETFLAEDTYMPSRRRCAIKQLKPIAANDPQTYKLVRQRFEREAATLENLGKSSDQIPELYAYFPENGQFYLVQEWIHGQTLTQIVAAKGLLNETTVREILLRLLLVLNYVHSKGIIHRDIKPDNIILRSSDGKPILIDFGAVKETIRSVVGTAGYPTQSLVMGTPGYMPSEQAIGRPVYATDIYSLGLTAIYLLTGKHPQELETNQQTGEILWLEYAPNVSPSFANILNQAIKPQAGDRYSTASKMLHALQSVSSLTPQSAPTAATIALNPVAAQKQTPPPPTQIKHNRNWRKSAWIVGGLVVGSLTGAVAIANLTRQPQSEVSIATSPDPETTQKASSATPTPTPETSVSTDEPADTPIASQPDPAPIIPTSRRQQPAKAAPVAPRIAATTQPETEQPRTSLDEKSDIPVPLVPDETPAATTPQPQTENQPLQLPTPDVSPPPKKSKKPPKEAIATTSIQSVPAFPTGTARSSVEAALGKPAKDLRGAWSNTRAVTYTLVPNQIDLGYLFDRNSGELRQTEAAFAQSVDPQVMQTTLEGMLGGQATDEIKQGLQQIQQRQKDNVSFTQGGLKGQIVRQDCDLIYISIWDANLHDFQSVSVNRKC, encoded by the coding sequence ATGAGAACAACGCTGCTGAACAATCGCTATCAAGTAATCGAGGTACTCGGCGCTGGTGGGTTTGGTGAAACCTTTCTGGCAGAAGATACCTATATGCCTTCTCGCCGTCGCTGTGCGATTAAGCAACTTAAACCGATCGCCGCAAACGATCCGCAAACCTACAAACTGGTTCGACAGCGGTTTGAACGAGAAGCGGCGACTTTAGAAAATCTTGGCAAAAGTAGTGACCAAATTCCCGAACTCTACGCCTACTTTCCTGAGAATGGGCAGTTTTACCTGGTTCAAGAATGGATTCACGGTCAAACCCTAACACAGATTGTCGCCGCGAAAGGATTACTCAACGAAACTACTGTCAGAGAAATTCTTTTGCGTCTGCTGTTAGTTTTGAATTATGTCCATAGCAAAGGCATTATCCACAGGGATATCAAGCCGGATAATATTATTTTGCGCTCTAGCGATGGCAAGCCGATTTTAATTGATTTTGGTGCAGTCAAAGAAACGATCCGTTCGGTTGTCGGTACGGCTGGATATCCTACTCAATCGCTTGTGATGGGTACGCCTGGATATATGCCAAGCGAACAAGCTATCGGACGCCCAGTTTATGCTACTGATATTTATAGCTTAGGCTTAACGGCGATTTATTTACTGACTGGCAAACACCCGCAAGAATTAGAAACCAACCAGCAAACAGGGGAAATACTTTGGCTTGAATATGCCCCAAATGTATCTCCTTCTTTTGCAAACATACTAAATCAGGCGATTAAGCCGCAGGCAGGCGATCGCTATTCGACTGCTAGCAAAATGCTACATGCTTTGCAGTCTGTTAGTTCTCTGACTCCACAATCAGCGCCAACTGCTGCCACAATCGCTTTAAATCCTGTAGCTGCCCAAAAGCAAACTCCGCCACCTCCCACGCAAATCAAGCATAACCGAAACTGGCGAAAGTCTGCTTGGATTGTCGGTGGTTTGGTTGTGGGTAGCTTAACTGGTGCAGTAGCGATCGCTAATCTTACTCGTCAACCCCAGTCGGAAGTTTCAATTGCGACATCGCCCGACCCGGAAACTACTCAAAAAGCTTCCTCCGCAACTCCAACTCCTACCCCAGAAACTTCGGTTTCCACCGACGAACCCGCCGATACGCCCATTGCTTCCCAACCTGACCCAGCACCAATTATACCTACCTCACGGCGGCAGCAACCAGCAAAGGCTGCACCTGTTGCGCCCCGAATTGCAGCCACTACACAGCCAGAAACCGAGCAACCACGTACTTCATTAGATGAGAAATCAGATATACCTGTACCGTTAGTACCTGATGAAACCCCCGCAGCAACTACCCCACAGCCACAAACCGAAAATCAACCGCTGCAACTTCCTACCCCTGATGTAAGTCCACCACCGAAGAAAAGTAAAAAACCTCCCAAGGAAGCGATCGCTACTACAAGCATACAAAGCGTCCCCGCATTTCCTACAGGTACGGCAAGAAGCAGCGTAGAAGCAGCTTTGGGCAAACCAGCCAAAGATTTAAGAGGTGCTTGGAGTAACACCCGTGCTGTCACTTACACCTTAGTACCAAATCAAATTGACCTTGGTTACTTATTTGACCGCAATTCCGGAGAACTGCGCCAAACTGAAGCCGCTTTTGCCCAATCTGTAGACCCCCAAGTAATGCAAACAACCTTAGAAGGAATGTTAGGTGGGCAAGCAACTGATGAAATTAAGCAGGGACTCCAACAAATCCAACAACGTCAAAAAGATAATGTCAGCTTTACCCAAGGTGGATTAAAAGGTCAGATTGTGCGTCAAGATTGTGATTTAATTTACATCAGCATTTGGGATGCCAACTTACATGACTTTCAGAGTGTGTCTGTAAACAGAAAGTGTTAA
- a CDS encoding protein kinase domain-containing protein, which yields MTPMLLKNRYQVIRVLGSGGFGETFLAEDTQMPSGCRCVIKQLKPVVDNPQVYQLVQERFQREAAILEELGGNNQIPRLNAYFVEDGQFYLVQEYIEGQTLTQKLQQGTLSESSVKEILINILPVLEYVHSKRIVHRDIKPDNILIRYADGKPILIDFGAVKETMGTVVTASGNSSRSIVIGTPGFMPSEQTAGRPVFSSDLYSLGLTAIYLLTGKIPQELPTDPATGEIVWRHYALSVSTSFAAVLDKAIASHARDRFSSAREMLQALQTGATFIAPNPTIVSAPPPGGYVQQTVVSAAPAGVPYQQQPIYSQPVNQVSKGMGDWQKAVIMGGVIGACVVGGLWITRGQQSPQIESKPTQVEAKPAPTQQSVSLTPSSSTPQTPTSINSSSTPSSVETSTQTHFSPSTSSSIAKQEAVALINRWQEAKKALFAPPFNRQLGAELTTGEAYRKNIGSGSSLEWLQDNNAYYRYGVQRLDSLENFVASGDQATIEVVLTEERTLYKSDGNIDRDNTALDTRLIRYSLQRENGQLKISDYSTVRVISSR from the coding sequence ATGACACCGATGTTATTGAAAAATCGCTACCAGGTAATTCGGGTACTGGGTTCTGGTGGATTTGGTGAAACATTTCTCGCCGAAGATACCCAAATGCCATCGGGATGCCGATGTGTAATTAAGCAGCTCAAGCCAGTAGTTGATAACCCGCAAGTTTACCAGTTAGTACAAGAACGGTTTCAGCGAGAAGCGGCGATTTTAGAGGAACTGGGTGGTAACAATCAGATTCCTCGCTTAAATGCCTACTTTGTTGAAGATGGACAATTTTACTTAGTGCAAGAGTATATCGAAGGACAAACTCTCACGCAAAAGTTGCAACAGGGGACATTAAGCGAGAGTTCGGTCAAAGAAATTTTGATCAATATTTTACCAGTTCTGGAATACGTCCACAGCAAGCGGATTGTGCATCGGGATATCAAGCCAGATAACATCCTTATTCGCTATGCGGATGGGAAACCGATTTTAATCGACTTTGGTGCAGTCAAGGAAACGATGGGAACAGTGGTGACTGCTTCTGGGAATTCTAGCAGGTCGATTGTGATTGGTACACCAGGATTTATGCCGAGTGAGCAAACTGCTGGGCGTCCTGTTTTTTCCAGTGATTTGTATAGTTTAGGATTAACAGCGATTTATTTGCTGACAGGCAAGATTCCTCAAGAATTGCCAACCGATCCTGCTACTGGTGAGATTGTGTGGCGACATTATGCGTTAAGTGTAAGTACTAGTTTTGCGGCTGTATTGGATAAAGCGATCGCATCTCATGCACGCGATCGTTTTTCTAGTGCCAGAGAAATGCTACAAGCATTGCAGACTGGAGCGACTTTCATTGCACCCAATCCTACAATAGTTTCTGCACCTCCACCAGGGGGGTATGTCCAGCAGACAGTGGTATCAGCAGCACCCGCAGGAGTTCCATACCAGCAGCAACCGATATACTCCCAGCCAGTAAACCAAGTAAGCAAAGGAATGGGCGATTGGCAAAAAGCTGTGATTATGGGTGGTGTAATTGGTGCGTGTGTCGTTGGTGGTTTATGGATAACTAGAGGGCAACAATCTCCTCAGATTGAGTCAAAACCAACTCAGGTTGAGGCAAAACCAGCTCCAACTCAACAAAGCGTTTCCTTGACACCATCTAGCTCAACTCCTCAAACACCAACATCCATCAATTCATCTTCAACGCCTTCTTCTGTAGAAACTTCTACCCAAACTCACTTTTCGCCCTCGACATCATCATCAATTGCAAAACAAGAAGCAGTAGCTTTAATTAATCGCTGGCAAGAAGCTAAGAAAGCGTTATTTGCTCCTCCATTTAATCGCCAACTTGGGGCTGAATTGACAACAGGTGAAGCGTATAGAAAAAATATTGGATCGGGCAGTTCATTAGAGTGGCTGCAAGATAACAATGCCTATTATCGTTATGGCGTACAACGTCTCGATTCTCTGGAAAATTTTGTTGCTAGTGGTGACCAGGCAACGATAGAAGTCGTTTTAACTGAGGAGCGCACACTTTATAAAAGCGACGGCAATATAGACCGCGATAATACTGCTCTTGATACCCGACTCATTCGTTACTCTTTGCAACGAGAAAATGGTCAATTGAAAATATCTGATTACAGCACAGTCAGAGTAATTAGCAGTCGCTAG
- a CDS encoding transposase — protein MPRQPRKLKSGYCYHITTRCNNREFQLTRHECREVFIYAIKKAIEKFNFKLYALCIMSNHVQYGSDNVF, from the coding sequence ATGCCCCGCCAACCTCGTAAGCTCAAATCTGGATACTGCTACCATATCACCACTCGTTGCAACAATCGCGAATTTCAATTGACTCGTCACGAATGTCGGGAGGTGTTTATTTATGCCATAAAGAAGGCGATAGAAAAATTCAATTTTAAGCTTTATGCCTTATGCATAATGTCAAACCACGTTCAATACGGTTCGGATAATGTTTTTTGA
- a CDS encoding serine hydrolase, which yields MTFIGLALMRRQNPSPSQPTATPSATVPKTQESLPPVAVLPNLPQTASLPDILPQIGQENSELVYNVKIAPNFKKSDALQSIVDDAVALAAVKGLPTNPLSITLINTKTGEYAAYQQEKPRFPASVVKMFWMVYLYAQIEKGIWHEENFIFYLNSMIKKSDNNAASDILDAITQTKSGQNLEGKEYEYWLKNRKKVNKFFQKAGYEKINISQKPFPITSQKIYEPQGSDLKMRGDPKNPIRNKITTQQAARLLYEIYDGQSISQIYSEKMASWLSIDPATRIEKKDDQNPNEFNPVRGYFSESLPTNVNFGGKAGWTSNTRQEAAYIATPDGKAAYILVVFAEDRTYAYDWKIFPQMSRFVYDRMTNRK from the coding sequence ATGACTTTTATTGGTTTGGCACTAATGCGAAGGCAAAATCCAAGTCCATCTCAACCAACTGCTACACCATCGGCGACTGTTCCAAAAACACAAGAATCGCTTCCTCCTGTAGCAGTATTACCAAATTTGCCTCAAACCGCATCTTTGCCTGATATTTTGCCTCAGATAGGGCAAGAAAATTCAGAACTAGTATACAACGTTAAAATAGCCCCAAACTTTAAGAAAAGTGATGCTTTGCAATCTATTGTTGATGACGCTGTTGCTCTTGCTGCTGTTAAAGGGCTACCCACAAATCCGTTATCAATTACATTAATTAATACTAAAACTGGTGAGTATGCAGCTTATCAACAAGAGAAACCTAGGTTTCCAGCTAGCGTAGTCAAAATGTTTTGGATGGTATATCTTTATGCCCAAATAGAAAAGGGTATTTGGCATGAAGAAAATTTTATTTTCTACCTTAATTCAATGATTAAAAAATCTGATAATAACGCTGCCAGCGATATTCTAGACGCTATTACTCAAACTAAATCTGGACAGAATTTAGAAGGTAAAGAGTATGAATATTGGTTAAAAAATAGAAAAAAAGTTAATAAATTTTTCCAAAAAGCAGGCTACGAAAAAATTAATATTAGCCAAAAACCTTTCCCTATAACAAGCCAAAAAATTTACGAACCACAAGGTTCTGACTTAAAAATGCGGGGCGATCCAAAAAATCCCATTAGAAACAAAATCACAACACAGCAAGCAGCTAGACTTTTATACGAAATTTACGATGGACAGTCTATATCTCAAATTTATAGCGAAAAAATGGCAAGCTGGCTCTCAATAGATCCTGCAACCAGAATAGAGAAAAAAGACGATCAAAATCCTAACGAATTCAATCCTGTACGGGGATACTTCAGCGAGTCTTTACCAACTAATGTTAACTTTGGTGGTAAGGCTGGATGGACTTCTAATACTCGCCAAGAAGCCGCATATATAGCAACACCAGATGGTAAGGCTGCTTATATTCTCGTTGTCTTTGCTGAAGACCGCACTTATGCCTACGATTGGAAAATATTTCCCCAAATGTCTCGATTTGTCTACGATCGCATGACAAATCGTAAATAA
- a CDS encoding serine/threonine-protein kinase has protein sequence MQTLLNDRYQVIQTLGSGGFGETFLAEDTQMPSRRRCVVKQLRPIQNNSQIYQLVQERFQREAAILEELGGSIEQIPNLYAYFQANGQFYLVQEYIEGDTLTTTLQKQGLFNESRIHEILVSLLQVLDYIHSKRIIHRDIKPDNIILRQRDRKPVLIDFGAVRETMATVVNSQGNPTSSIVIGTPGYMPSEQAAGRAIYSSDIYSLGVTAIYLLTGKQPQELEIDSRTGEIIWYKHGLNLSRTMQAIIDKAIASHPRDRFSSAREMLEALRSHSVPSMLKTPILQPAVTALSHSVPQHTTAINPGNFQQLVNQASGQKGILVGSFIIGGLIGTSVIIGLALNKQPQQVAQEPLKQKSASPNEQTVPVQEPLTQKSVLFNEQPVAVQKPPIQKSILSSEQILASEEAAEQTLRDYYSAINSRQYQTAWNQLSIQHQNNTKSHPNGFNSFTEWWEQVAQVEIQQLTSQKTSNQTATVDSRLYYSMQSGRKISQSLRYFLVWDTSSQKWLINKIQKN, from the coding sequence ATGCAAACACTATTAAATGACCGTTATCAAGTTATTCAAACTTTAGGCAGCGGTGGATTTGGGGAAACATTTTTAGCAGAAGATACCCAAATGCCTTCCCGTCGTCGGTGTGTCGTTAAACAATTAAGACCAATTCAAAATAATTCTCAAATTTACCAACTTGTACAAGAACGCTTTCAGCGGGAAGCAGCTATTTTAGAAGAATTGGGTGGTTCGATTGAGCAAATTCCTAATTTGTATGCTTATTTTCAAGCTAATGGGCAATTTTATTTAGTTCAAGAGTATATTGAAGGCGATACGCTAACAACAACACTACAAAAGCAAGGTTTATTTAATGAAAGTCGTATCCATGAAATCTTAGTAAGTCTATTACAAGTACTTGATTACATCCACTCAAAAAGAATAATTCATCGCGATATTAAGCCAGATAACATCATTTTGCGTCAACGCGATCGCAAACCCGTTTTAATTGATTTTGGTGCAGTGCGAGAGACGATGGCAACAGTAGTGAATTCTCAAGGTAATCCTACTAGTTCGATTGTCATCGGTACACCAGGGTATATGCCAAGCGAACAAGCTGCCGGTCGCGCTATTTATTCGAGTGATATATATAGTTTAGGAGTAACGGCAATTTATTTGCTGACAGGAAAACAGCCGCAAGAATTAGAGATAGATTCTCGTACTGGTGAAATTATTTGGTATAAACACGGGTTGAATCTTAGCCGGACAATGCAGGCGATAATTGATAAAGCGATCGCATCTCATCCACGCGATCGCTTTTCCAGTGCCAGAGAAATGTTGGAAGCATTGCGATCGCATTCGGTTCCATCTATGTTGAAAACCCCAATCCTGCAACCGGCAGTAACCGCATTATCTCACTCCGTTCCACAACACACAACTGCTATCAATCCAGGGAATTTTCAGCAACTTGTAAATCAAGCTAGCGGACAAAAGGGAATACTTGTTGGTAGTTTTATTATAGGTGGTTTAATTGGTACGTCTGTAATTATTGGTCTTGCGCTTAACAAACAACCTCAACAAGTAGCACAAGAACCTCTGAAGCAAAAAAGTGCTTCACCCAACGAACAAACCGTACCAGTGCAAGAACCTCTGACACAGAAAAGCGTTTTATTCAACGAACAACCGGTAGCAGTACAAAAACCTCCAATACAGAAAAGCATTTTATCTAGCGAACAAATATTAGCATCAGAAGAAGCTGCTGAACAAACATTAAGAGATTATTACTCAGCTATCAATAGTCGGCAATATCAAACTGCTTGGAATCAGCTATCTATTCAGCACCAAAACAACACCAAATCACACCCTAATGGTTTCAATTCATTTACAGAGTGGTGGGAACAAGTCGCACAAGTGGAGATTCAGCAACTTACAAGCCAAAAAACAAGTAACCAAACAGCAACAGTAGATTCTCGATTGTATTATTCAATGCAATCAGGCAGAAAAATCTCTCAATCTCTACGTTACTTTTTAGTTTGGGACACTTCATCTCAAAAATGGTTGATTAATAAAATACAAAAAAATTAA